One segment of Rhipicephalus sanguineus isolate Rsan-2018 chromosome 6, BIME_Rsan_1.4, whole genome shotgun sequence DNA contains the following:
- the LOC119397503 gene encoding uncharacterized protein K02A2.6-like, whose amino-acid sequence MRSSIGGKTLEFEVDSGAACTLISEATFKATWTDDPPQLQTDNILLRTWSAPAIFQRFMETMLSGITGVCAYLDDVIISGKDAPEHAERLEEVLKRLRNCNLRLGKNKCCFAVREVSFLGHRIDETGVHTNEEKVRAITNAPAPNCKQALQSFLGMLAFYDRFLKNRATIASCLYQLLQKDATWRWETKHQEAFDKLKRLLLSQTVLAHYDEQKELLVSCDASPYGIGAVLSQRDDQNREAPIAFASRTLGTAERNYAQLDREGLAVVFAAHKFHKYIAGRKVTFVTDHQPLLGILGPGKPTAQVLSPRMTRWCIKLAAYDYNIVYRHGKNHQNADALSRLPLPERLDEPWPPGDVLLFEALSRPPFTATEIARLTQEDSILQRLYKAVQDGTVEKLTGDEFAPYRRRATALAFHRECLTLGSRVIIPSSARSHFLALLHAGHRGMVAMKKCARSYVWWPGIDKVIEETVRQCRECLSTQKSPPKAPIPSWDRPKTPWHTVHVDFAGPLLGRTYLVVVDAHTKWVEVRHVTQATSAVVIDVLRSIFATFGIPRKVVSDNGKAFISNEIRQFYTANGIQATTSPAYHPATNGQAERYVAELKKALLRDRDKSIQCRLARFLYRQHTTIHTTTGMSPARAMFGRELLCPLDLLKRETDIPIPESQETLTKSRRFAVGDKVLIRQFLKKPDWIEGEILRRVGPRSWLVKSSHGKVRRHLNHMRKTSQTGQTTPSPTDWSVADDFSDTTSEETPSSSADQRPDSLNMQNNPPSQPSTSTSQAGTTRKLRPPEVRRPPDRYGDFV is encoded by the exons atgcgaagcagcattgggggcaaGACCTTGGAGTTCGAAGTCGACTCGGGTGCAGCCTGCACACTCATCAGTGAGGCCACGTTCAAAGCTACGTGGACAGATGACCCACCACAGCTTCAAACGGACAACATTCTCCTACGCACATGGTCAG CTCCAGCCATTTTTCAACGCTTTATGGAGACTATGCTGTCTGGCATCACAGGCGTTTGCGCATACCTAGATGACGTGATCATCAGTGGAAAAGACGCCCCTGAACACGCCGAGAGACTGGAAGAGGTTCTGAAGAGGCTGCGCAATTGCAACCTTCGTCTCGGCAAAAACAAGTGCTGTtttgcagtgcgagaagtttctttTCTGGGACACCGAATTGACGAGACAGGCGTCCACACCAACGAAGAGAAAGTTCGAGCAATAACGAATGCTCCAgcaccaaactgcaagcaagcaCTTCAATCATTCCTTGGAATGCTGGCTTTCTATGACAGGTTTTTGAAGAACAGGGCAACAATTGCCAGCTGTCTCTACCAGCTCCTGCAGAAGGACGCCACGTGGAGATGGGAGACCAAGCATCAAGAAGCATTCGATAAACTGAAGAGATTGCTTCTCAGTCAGACCGTACTGGCACACTACGACGAACAGAAGGAGCTTCTCGTCTCATGTGACGCTTCACCATACGGCATAGGAGCTGTTCTGTCTCAACGTGATGACCAGAATAGAGAGGCGCCAATCGCTTTCGCATCTCGGACGCTAGGGACAGCGGAACGCAATTATGCTCAGTTGGACAGAGAAGGCCTTGCCgtagtgtttgctgcacacaagtTCCACAAGTATATTGCGGGAAGAAAGGTGACTTTCGTCACGGATCATCAACCGCTTCTCGGCATACTGGGTCCAGGGAAGCCAACGGCTCAAGTCCTCTCACCACGGATGACGAGATGGTGCATCAAGTTGGCGGCCTATGACTACAACATTGTCTACAGGCATGGCAAGAACCATCAAAACGCGGACGCGTTGAGCCGATTGCCACTACCAGAACGTCTCGATGAACCCTGGCCACCAGGCGACGTACTATTGTTCGAAGCTTTGTCGAGACCTCCGTTCACTGCTACAGAGATAGCACGTCTGACACAAGAAGACAGCATCCTGCAGAGGTTGTACAAGGCAGTGCAGGATGGCACAGTGGAGAAACTCACTGGAGATGAGTTCGCTCCTTACCGACGACGAGCGACCGCACTAGCATTTCATCGCGAGTGCCTCACGCTTGGATCACGGGTGATCATACCGAGCTCAGCACGATCCCACTTTCTGGCACTTCTGCACGCTGGTCACCGAGGCATGGTAGCCATGAAGAAGTGCGCAAGGAGCTACGTATGGTGGCCCGGAATCGACAAGGTGATCGAAGAAACGGTGCGACAGTGCCGTGAATGCCTTTCAACGCAGAAGAGCCCACCCAAAGCTCCTATTCCCTCCTGGGACCGTCCCAAGACACCATGGCACACggtgcacgttgacttcgcggggcCACTACTCGGGCGCACCTACTTGGTTGTTGTGGATGCACACACAAAGTGGGTGGAAGTCCGGCACGTGACGCAAGCAACATCCGCGGTTGTCATCGATGTGCTACGAAGCATCTTTGCTACGTTTGGCATTCCCCGAAAGGTCGTCTCCGACAACGGAAAAGCCTTTATTTCCAACGAGATAAGGCAGTTCTATACGGCAAATGGCATACAGGCTACAACGTCACCAGCTTACCATCCTGCCACAAACGGCCAGGCAGAACGCTATGTGGCAGAGCTGAAAAAAGCACTCCTGAGAGATAGAGACAAGTCCATACAGTGCCGACTTGCAAGATTCCTGTATCGGCAGCACACAACCATTCACACTACGACAGGAATGTCACCTGCGAGAGCGATGTTTGGACGAGAGCTTCTATGTCCTCTCGATCTTCTAAAGCGGGAGACGGATATACCAATTCCTGAGAGCCAGGAGACATTGACAAAATCCCGTCGTTTCGCAGTAGGAGACAAAGTGCTCATCCGACAGTTTTTGAAAAAGCCAGATTGGATTGAAGGCGAAATACTGCGCCGCGTCGGACCACGATCCTGGCTTGTAAAAAGCAGCCACGGAAAGGTTCGGCGTCACCTCAACCATATGAGGAAAACGAGCCAGACCGGACAAACAACCCCATCACCGACAGATTGGAGCGTAGCAGATGATTTCTCGGACACAACGTCAGAAGAGACGCCGTCGAGTTCTGCTGATCAACGGCCTGACTCGCTCAACATGCAAAACAACCCTCCCTCGCAACCGTCGACCTCGACGTCACAAGCAGGAACCACCCGGAAACTGCGACCACCAGAGGTTAGACGGCCTCCAGACCGCTATGGAGACTTCGTCTAA